CGTCGCCTTCACGCCGTGGCGGGAAAGCGTGGCAGCGATCTCCGCTCCTGCCAGGCCAGCCGTCTGCATCGCCGAGTCCACAGGATCGACGGAAAAGACCTCGACTTCGTCGGCAGCCTTCAGGATCGGCATGGCATCGAATGTTGCGCGTGCGGCTTCCTTTGAGCCGTTCCAGGCGATCATCACACGTTTGATCGCTTTCGGTTGCCGCAAGATATAGGGGATCATCAGGACCGGACGGCCGCTTTCGAAAAGAAAGCTGTCGATATCGACCTGGCTGTCAGATGGTTTGGAAGGATCCGCTTGCGCGGCGATCAACAGGTCCGCGCTGCGGGCGCTCTCGATCAGCGGCGATGAGCCGTAACCCGCCGAGGTGGCGAAGCTGCGCCATTCGAACGATGCGCCGGACGCTTCGGCTTTCAGGCGGAAGATGCGCTCCACTTCCACAGTCTCGGAATGCGCCATGTCCTGCAGCGCCTGAACAGCGACTGGATCGGGAATTTCCATCGGAGCGACCAGCGGCACGGCCGAGATGTTTTCGGCGTGGAGACCGATGACATGGGCATCGTTTTCGGCGGCAAGCGCAAAGGCAAAATCGGAAACCGCACGGCTGTTGTCGGCCGTATCGAGAATGGCGAGTATCGTCTTGTAAGGCATATCTATTCTCCTCGGCGACTGAAATGGCTTGGTAAGCAGGAAATGCGTTGTCGGTGGACCCGGTTCCTTGGTTGCTCGAGGGCTGTGTGCTGCTGCTCTAAGCTTCGGCCGACCGGTTTTCGTCAATCTCCCTGGTCCTGCGAATGTTCTCGATCATGGCGTGAACCTCGGCTCCCGCCGCATCGACAGCCGCCTGCGATCGGCCGCGCACGACGATCTCCGTCGAGAATTTCTGGCCGACATAGCGCGGATAGGAGCCGATGCTGGTGTCCGGGTGCGTCTTCTGGATGGCGGCAAGCAGCGTGCCGATGTCACCTTCGGCATAGGGACAGGCGATAGCCAGCGACAGCATCCGCTGCCCGGTGCGAAGCGACGGCAGAACATTGTCGACCATGGCCCGGAACACCTGCGGCACGCCCGCCATAACGTAGACGTTGCCGATGACGAATCCGGGCGCAGTCGACACCGGGTTGGCGATGTGCGCCGCTCCGCGCGGCATACGCGCCATTCGTTTGCGCGCTTCGGTGAAGTCCATCTCGCGCCGCTTGTACATGTCACCGAGCAGTGTCATGGCGGCTGCATCATAATCGCAGGGAACGCCGAAAGCCTTCGAGACTGCGTCCGCGGTTATATCGTCATGCGTCGGGCCGATACCGCCCGAGGTAAAGACGTAGTCATATTTGCAGCGGAGCGCGTTCAGAGCCTCGACGATCGCATCCTCGTCATCGGCGACGATCCGCACCTCCTTGAGATCGATGCCGGAAAGCTGAAGCATATCCGCCAGATGGCCAATGTTCTTGTCCTTGGTCCGGCCCGACAGAAGCTCATCGCCGATGGCGAGCATGGCGGCGGTGATGAAGGTTTCAGTGCTCATGAGAGATATCCGATGATGGGGCTTTGCTATAGGTAGCGCCGTTTTCGAGGCTTGCAAATGGCGGCACCCGGTTGCGGCAGAAGGCGAGATCGGGAACCCCGCGATGCTCCGGACCCCTGTTCCTGAGTTCGTAGCCGGCCGAGCGGAGCTCGATCTCCTGGACCTCAGTCGCTTGCTCTCCATACAAACGCGTGCGCAGCCTTCAAGCTGGCCCTTCGCCTGTTTCATGTCGGTCTGGCCTGAGGATCGAGCGGAGACGATATGACGATCCGATCAACACTTCCGAAAAACGATGAAATTGAAAGATGGCGACATATCACCCTCAGCACTCATCAGTGCATGCGCTGTGGGCTTTCCAACGCCCGCCGGGGAAATGGATGCGAGCGTTTCGGAAATTGCTACTGGCGCCCATGATGCACCCGGCTATCTCACAATCCAGTTTTTCGAGGGTGAGGCCGCGAATGCTCTGGATCTCGCGTGTATGGTCCCCCGCAGCGTTTCGAAGTCTGCGATCCTGAAGACATCGCTGCGGACAGCGTCGGCGGCATTTCCAATGTCTTGTGCCGCAACCTCGAGCGAGCGCCGCTTGATCGCGGCCGGTGACGACGACAAAATCGCTTCAAAGATGGAGGCCCAGCGGGCTCATCGCTGCGCCGTTGCCTGGCCAGACTGGCATCGTCCAATTTCTGATGATTTTAACCGAAGCAGTAGTGGCGCCAAAGCCGGTCGCTACCCGTGAAATTGCATGGCTATGATCAGCAACATGGTCCCGGCAAGCATGCTCCCCAACAAACAAGCGGCGGCTGTCTTGTAAAACTTGAGACGCCGCGCCCTTTCTCCACTCCAATCGTAAACCATCGTCTTACTCCCACAAGACAAGCTTACACGCATCGTGGCACTGTAATTCCTGCATCCGCAAAGGCGCCTTTAAGCCCTGCCGGCTTTCAGACGCCGGCATAAAATCATATTTATTGGGATTGATAAAGATGGTGGGGCGAGTCCAGCAGGCCCATATTCTCCCCGCCCGTGCTGTGCGGCCTGCAATTCGTGTTATGTGCCACTAGGGCCGGAGATTTTGATGCGCGCTGTTTTCGCTTTCCTGCTGGTCGTTCTTCCCCTTGCCGGATGCAACACGGCTCCGCCGGATCCCATCCGCGGCAGCCTCACCTATGGCAGAACCGTCCGCGTTCCCGCGCGAGCGGGCTACACCGTCAAGCACGAGTTTCCGGACAAGTTCGGATACCGTGTCTATGAAAGATACGTGGTTCAGCCAGACGGAACGCTGAAACTCATCTCCCGCCGAACGGGCTCCGACTACTGGCACTTCCCCCGCATGAGATGATGAGTGGCCTTGCGTTGGAAAAAATTCGCGTGGCGGCTGCGTGCTGGTGCGGGCGACGGGGATCGAACCCGTAAGGCCTAAGGCCGAGGGATTTTAAGTCCCTTGCGTCTACCAGTTTCGCCACGCCCGCGCGCGATCCTCAATTAACGACCGGAGCGATTCAGTCAAGAGCGCCGGCGGCGGCACCGGTTTGCGGCTTGGAAAGGGGAACCGCCTCTATCCTCTGCTTCATCTGCCCGCGCCGGTAGGCAGCACGGCCGGTAAGAATGCCAAGCATCGCGCCGGCTGCCTTGATGACCGCATCGTGCAGGCGTGCATGACGTGTCGGCGACAGGTATTGCAGGAACTCGATTGCGAGTGCACCAAAGATCAGCAGCAGCGCGACGAGCTTCCACTGCTTCGGATAGCCGAGCGCAAAAAGGAAGCCGGTGACGGCATAGGCAAGCCCGCGGTCGGCGTTGACGCTGGTCATCGTATGCGGCCTGAGGCCGATCGGC
Above is a window of Rhizobium etli 8C-3 DNA encoding:
- a CDS encoding universal stress protein, which codes for MPYKTILAILDTADNSRAVSDFAFALAAENDAHVIGLHAENISAVPLVAPMEIPDPVAVQALQDMAHSETVEVERIFRLKAEASGASFEWRSFATSAGYGSSPLIESARSADLLIAAQADPSKPSDSQVDIDSFLFESGRPVLMIPYILRQPKAIKRVMIAWNGSKEAARATFDAMPILKAADEVEVFSVDPVDSAMQTAGLAGAEIAATLSRHGVKATLAVAEGPHKSASNVIENRLSDNSIDLLVMGAYTHSRLWQMIFGGTTKSLLQSMTALTLLSR
- a CDS encoding competence/damage-inducible protein A encodes the protein MSTETFITAAMLAIGDELLSGRTKDKNIGHLADMLQLSGIDLKEVRIVADDEDAIVEALNALRCKYDYVFTSGGIGPTHDDITADAVSKAFGVPCDYDAAAMTLLGDMYKRREMDFTEARKRMARMPRGAAHIANPVSTAPGFVIGNVYVMAGVPQVFRAMVDNVLPSLRTGQRMLSLAIACPYAEGDIGTLLAAIQKTHPDTSIGSYPRYVGQKFSTEIVVRGRSQAAVDAAGAEVHAMIENIRRTREIDENRSAEA
- a CDS encoding VanZ family protein; the encoded protein is MITSRLTRPLAWLLLAAIIFVTISPIGLRPHTMTSVNADRGLAYAVTGFLFALGYPKQWKLVALLLIFGALAIEFLQYLSPTRHARLHDAVIKAAGAMLGILTGRAAYRRGQMKQRIEAVPLSKPQTGAAAGALD